Part of the Prevotella communis genome is shown below.
ACTGCTATGCCCTGGGTACCAGCGCTGCCCAGCTGATTGCTGCCGGCAAGACTGGCTACATGGCTATCGTGAAGAATACGACTGCTCCTGCCGACGAGTGGAAGGCTGGTGGTGTGCCCATCACGATGATGATGAACATGGAGAAGCGTAATGGTGAGATGAAGCCCGTTATCCGTAAGGCTCTCGTTGAGTTGGACGGCAAACCCTTCAAGACCTTTGCTGCACAGCGTGACCGTTGGGCTCGTGAGACAGCTTACGTTTATCCCGGTCCTATCCAGTACTGGGGTCCCACAGAGGTTTGTGACCAGCCTACGAAGACATTGGCTCTTGAGCAGAGCAAATAATGCCAGGAAGTCATTCCAAATACACTACATCGCGAAGTCAGGCGGGCAGAAAGAAGCCTCGTCTGACTTCGCCTGTTCGTAGAAAGAAGCCAGGCTTTTTTATACGTCTTCTCCGTCATGTGCCCCGTTGGGCGTGGTGGATAGGCGGACTGGCTATCATCTCTGTCTATATTGCTTTCTTCTATTACTTGTTTGTATCGCCTTACGGATTCCGCTGGCGTGCGCTCTATGGTGAGGTCAACTATCCCGAGGGTTTTGACATCCATGGTATTGACGTCAGTCACTATCAGGGTGAGATAGACTGGGAGGTGCTGCGTAATCAGGGCACTATCGATGATTGTCCTATCCGTTTTGTGATGATAAAGGCTACGGAGGGTGCCACCAAGGTTGACGAGAATTTCGAGGATAACTTCTTCCAGGCGCGCGAGTACGGGTTTACACGTGGTGCTTACCATTTTTACAGCACCCGTTCAAGTGCTGCCGACCAGGCCCGCTTCTTTATCCGCAACGTGAAACTGGAGAATGGTGACCTGCCTCCAGTACTTGACGTAGAGCATAAGCCTAAGGGGCAGACAACGGAAGCCTTCAAGCAGAGTGTCCTGGAATGGCTGCAGATTGTTGAGAAACACTATGGTGTAAAGCCCATCCTTTATACCTATTATAAATTTAAGATGGAAAACCTTAACGACTCGGTGTTCGACCAGTATCCTTACTGGATAGCCCATTACTATGTGGACAGTGTGGAGTATCAGGGACAGTGGAAGTTCTGGCAACATACCGATGCAGGTAGTCTGCCGGGCATCAAGGGGCCTGTCGACTTCAATATCTACAACGGGTCGTACTATGATTTGCGTCAGTTGACCATTGGCAGTCAGGAGACCATCGGTGTAGACGCTTATCGTGATAATGATTAATATGATGGATTATAAGATTCTGATCGATAAATACTATCCGGAGGACGACGACTTGAAGGCGCTGCTGATGAAACATTCGCGCCAGGTGGCTGATAAATGTATCCTGGCCTGTGAGCGTCATCCAGAACTGCAACTTGACAGGGCTTTCGTTGAAGAGGCTGCCATGCTCCACGATATCGGTATCCGCTGGTGTCATGCGCCCGGCATCTTCTGTGAGGGCGAAGAACCTTATATCCGTCATGGACTTATTGGTGGGGAGATACTTCGGAAGGAGGGCTTTCCGCAACATGCGCGTGTGTGCGAACGCCATACGGGCACAGGACTGACGCGTGAGCAGATTATACGACAGAACCTGCCTCTTCCCGAAGAGGATTTTACCCCAGAGACACTTGAGGAACAACTGGTATGCTATGCCGACAAATTTTTCTCGAAATCTCATCCTGACAGAGTGCTGTCTGTAGCGGATGCAGCCCGTAGTTTGGAGAAATTCGGTCTCGAGGGCGTGGAAAAGTTCCTTGAATGGGCTAAAAAGTTTGAATAAATGCGAAAATGACAACATAATTCATTTTTTATTTGTACTTTTGCACCCGTGAAACGCAAATCGGTCATATTTTTAATGCTTTCCGCTTTTCTTTGTATGCTGGCGGGAATACCTTCAACACCATATCAGGATAATTCAAGGACACTGGATGGCGATTCGTTGGAGGTGGCCGATTCTATTCTGTTTGACTCTATTCTCGCATCTCTTGATACGGTCCCAGCATCATTTGATTCCCTTTTTTCGGACACGACGATATCGCGTGGCGCCCGTCAGGCTGCAGCAGCCCTGAAGCGTGACACCACGGTGATGGACTCGCTGGAACTGGCTATCTATCTCCATAATAAGGCTGTTGACGACTCGCTGGCACTCGACAGTATCAATCGTCAGAGAAAGCATGGTATTGATTCTCCCGTGGAGTTCTCGGCCAACGACTCTTTGCTCTATGAGGCCGGCCATGGCATGGCCTATCTCTTTGGTAATTCCCATGTGAAATACCAGAACATGGATCTGCAGAGCGAGAATATCTATCTGAGTCTCGACTCTTCACTCGTTCATGCTACCGGCGCACGTGATTCCGTTTCAGGAAAGCTCTTCGGCAATCCTGTGTTCCAGATGGGCAACGATACTTATCAGAGTGATACGATGGCTTTCAACTTCAAGACGAAGAAAGGTTTTATCCAGCAGGTATATACCGAGCAGCAGGAGGGCTACCTCACCAGTCAGCTTTCCAAGCGTGGCGCTAATGGTGAACTCTATCTGCAGCACGGACGCTATACGACATGTGACGAACCCCATCCTGACTTCTACCTGGCGCTCTCACGCGCAAAGGTTCGTCCCGGAAAGGATGTGGTATTCGGTCCTGCCTATCTCGTGGTATGCGATGTGCCCCTGCCATTGGCTATTCCTTATGGCTTCTTCCCCTTTACGAAGAGCTACTCCAGCGGTTTCATCATGCCTACCTATGGTGACGAGACTGAGCGTGGCTTCTATCTGCGTGATGGTGGTTACTATTTCGCCATCAGCGACCAGATGGATCTGAAACTGCTCGGTGAGATCTATACGAAGGGCTCATGGGGTGTCAGCGCAGCATCCAATTACCGCAAGCGTTATCGCTATAGCGGCTCTTTCTATGGCAGTTACCAGAACTCGGTGACGGGTGAGAAGAATCTGCCCGACTATTCCAAGACAACGAGCTTCAAGATCCAGTGGAGCCATCGTCAGGACGCAAAGGCCAATCCTTATTCTACGCTCTCGGCATCGGTGAACTTTGCTACCAGCAGTTATGAGCGCAACAACCTGACTTCTATGTATAACCCTCAGACGATGACGCAGTCTACGCGTACATCATCTGTCAGCTATAGCACTTCATTCTCAAGCATCGGCATGAGTCTGAGTACCACGATGAACCTGAACCAGAACATGCGTGACTCAACCATCGCCATGACGATGCCTGACCTGAATATCTCTATCTCGCGCTTCTACCCGTTCAAGCGAAAGCATATGGTGGGCAAGCAGCGCTGGTACGAGAAGATTGCCATGTCGTATACGGGTCATTTCAGCAACTCTATCTCTACGAAAGAGGATAAGCTGATGCATTCTAACCTGATCAAGGACTGGCGCAATGGTATGCAGCACTCTATTCCTGTGAGTGCCAGCTTCACCGTGCTCAACTATATCAACCTGACGGCATCGTTCAATTTCACGGACCGCACTTATACCAATAAGATTATGCGTTCATGGGATGGTACGACGGAACAGAGGGATACCATCTATGGTCTCTATAACGTCTACAACTGGAACATGTCGCTGGCTGCTTCTACCAAGTTGTATGGCTTCCTGACGCCTCCCCGTGGTTTCCTGGGCGGCAGGATCCAGAAGATCCGTCATGTCTTCACGCCTCAGGTCAGCCTGAACTATGCGCCCGACTTCAGCGCATCCCGCTATGGCTATTACGAGACATACCAGAAGACGGATAGCGAGGGTAATGTGACGATGGTGGAGTATTCTCCTTTCCAAAACTCACTCTACGGCGTACCTGGCAAGGGAAAGACGGGTAGCATCGCCTTTGATATGTCCAACAACCTGGAGATGAAGATGTACGACCGTAATGACTCGTTGAGGAAAATCAGCCTGATTGATGAGTTCGGTGCATCTATGTCGTACAACATGGCGGCGAAGATCCGTCCCTGGAGCGATTTGTCTACCCGTATCCGTCTGAAGCTCACGAAGAACTATACCCTCAACATGAACGCCGTCTTTGCCAGCTATGTCTACGAGGCCGACTCGGTAGGTGCCCGTCCGCGTCTCAGCGAGCATACCACCTATTGGGAGCAAGGTAAGATAGGCCGTTTCCAGGGTATGTCGCAAAACCTGTCGTACACCATCTCCAACGAGAAGATCTCCAAGATCTTCAAGTGGCTCAGGGGTGAGCGTGATAATAAGAAGGATAAGGATGAGAACGAGCCGGCTCTTGACGACATCAATAGTATCGAGTCGAATGTTGACCCCGATATGGAGAAAGCCAAGCATGGCGCCAGGAAGCAGAATGCCGGACTGGCTGAGACCGATGAAGACGGTTACATGCCTTTCTCTATGCCCTGGTCTGTCAGCTTCGGCTATGGTATCACCATGCGTGAGGATACCGACGTGAAGAAGTTCAATTACAACACGATGCGCTATCCTTATAAGTTCACGCAGAACCTGAACATGAGTGGTAATATCCGCCTGAGTGACGGATGGAATATCTCGTTCTCTTCCGGTTACGACTTTGAGAACAAGAAGATTTCCATGACCACGGCATCACTCTCGCGCGACCTGCATTGCTTCAACATGTCGTGCTCTGTAGTGCTGTCGCCCTATACCAGCTATAACTTCTCGTTCCGTTGTAACGCTTCTACGCTTACCGATGCCTTGAAGTACGATAAGCGTAGCGGATATAGCAATTCTGTCCAGTGGTATTAATCCTGTCTTATTCCTAAAACGAATAAGAGGCTTACTGGTGTGCAAGCATCAGGGCATCCAGGGCTTCCTGCTCACCTACAATCCAGAGGATGTCTCCCTCTTCAAAGCGGCGCTTGGGTCCTACGGATGACAGGTTCTCCTTTCCTTCCTCCATGCCTACCACCATGCAACTGTAACGGCTTCTGATGCCACTCTCTTCCAGAGTCTTGCCAATAAACGGACTGTCCTGGGCGATGATAAACTGGCGCAGCTTCATCTCGCGCTTCTCCAGTTCATAGTCTTCGCCCAGCACGTCATTCTCTATGGCATTGCGGAATTTGGTCAACTGGTCATCGCTGCCGATAGCCTGCAGCTTGTCGCCAGGGAAGATGATATAGTCGCCGTCAGGGATGTTCAGTCGGCATCCGCCACGCATGATGCTGCTGATGTGTACGCCATACTTGCGTCCCAGGTTCAACTGCTTCAGCGTCTGTCCCATCCACATCGAGTTGAAAGGCACGTCGAAATCCGCAATATGGATATCTCTGTCCAGCAGCTTTCCCTCATACAGGGGCTTCTTCCTGCCACGCACCTGAGCCTCGATATCGCGTGAGCGCAGGTTGTTGATAAACAGGCGTTCCAACAA
Proteins encoded:
- a CDS encoding glycoside hydrolase family 25 protein, whose product is MPGSHSKYTTSRSQAGRKKPRLTSPVRRKKPGFFIRLLRHVPRWAWWIGGLAIISVYIAFFYYLFVSPYGFRWRALYGEVNYPEGFDIHGIDVSHYQGEIDWEVLRNQGTIDDCPIRFVMIKATEGATKVDENFEDNFFQAREYGFTRGAYHFYSTRSSAADQARFFIRNVKLENGDLPPVLDVEHKPKGQTTEAFKQSVLEWLQIVEKHYGVKPILYTYYKFKMENLNDSVFDQYPYWIAHYYVDSVEYQGQWKFWQHTDAGSLPGIKGPVDFNIYNGSYYDLRQLTIGSQETIGVDAYRDND
- a CDS encoding HDIG domain-containing metalloprotein, whose protein sequence is MDYKILIDKYYPEDDDLKALLMKHSRQVADKCILACERHPELQLDRAFVEEAAMLHDIGIRWCHAPGIFCEGEEPYIRHGLIGGEILRKEGFPQHARVCERHTGTGLTREQIIRQNLPLPEEDFTPETLEEQLVCYADKFFSKSHPDRVLSVADAARSLEKFGLEGVEKFLEWAKKFE
- a CDS encoding putative LPS assembly protein LptD, producing the protein MLAGIPSTPYQDNSRTLDGDSLEVADSILFDSILASLDTVPASFDSLFSDTTISRGARQAAAALKRDTTVMDSLELAIYLHNKAVDDSLALDSINRQRKHGIDSPVEFSANDSLLYEAGHGMAYLFGNSHVKYQNMDLQSENIYLSLDSSLVHATGARDSVSGKLFGNPVFQMGNDTYQSDTMAFNFKTKKGFIQQVYTEQQEGYLTSQLSKRGANGELYLQHGRYTTCDEPHPDFYLALSRAKVRPGKDVVFGPAYLVVCDVPLPLAIPYGFFPFTKSYSSGFIMPTYGDETERGFYLRDGGYYFAISDQMDLKLLGEIYTKGSWGVSAASNYRKRYRYSGSFYGSYQNSVTGEKNLPDYSKTTSFKIQWSHRQDAKANPYSTLSASVNFATSSYERNNLTSMYNPQTMTQSTRTSSVSYSTSFSSIGMSLSTTMNLNQNMRDSTIAMTMPDLNISISRFYPFKRKHMVGKQRWYEKIAMSYTGHFSNSISTKEDKLMHSNLIKDWRNGMQHSIPVSASFTVLNYINLTASFNFTDRTYTNKIMRSWDGTTEQRDTIYGLYNVYNWNMSLAASTKLYGFLTPPRGFLGGRIQKIRHVFTPQVSLNYAPDFSASRYGYYETYQKTDSEGNVTMVEYSPFQNSLYGVPGKGKTGSIAFDMSNNLEMKMYDRNDSLRKISLIDEFGASMSYNMAAKIRPWSDLSTRIRLKLTKNYTLNMNAVFASYVYEADSVGARPRLSEHTTYWEQGKIGRFQGMSQNLSYTISNEKISKIFKWLRGERDNKKDKDENEPALDDINSIESNVDPDMEKAKHGARKQNAGLAETDEDGYMPFSMPWSVSFGYGITMREDTDVKKFNYNTMRYPYKFTQNLNMSGNIRLSDGWNISFSSGYDFENKKISMTTASLSRDLHCFNMSCSVVLSPYTSYNFSFRCNASTLTDALKYDKRSGYSNSVQWY